The following are from one region of the Escherichia sp. E4742 genome:
- the acrF gene encoding multidrug efflux RND transporter permease subunit AcrF, whose amino-acid sequence MANFFIRRPIFAWVLAIILMMAGVLAILQLPVAQYPTIAPPAVSVSANYPGADAQTVQDTVTQVIEQNMNGIDNLMYMSSTSDSAGSVTITLTFQSGTDPDIAQVQVQNKLQLATPLLPQEVQQQGISVEKSSSSFLMVAGFVSDNPSTTQDDISDYIASNVKDTISRLNGVGDVQLFGAQYAMRIWLDADLLNKYKLTSVDVINQLKVQNDQIAAGQLGGTPALPGQQLNASIIAQTRLKDPKEFGKVTLRVNSDGSVVRLKDVARIELGGENYNVIARINGKPAAGLGIKLATGANALDTAKAIKAKLAELQPFFPQGMKVLYPYDTTPFVQLSIQEVVKTLFEAIILVFLVMYLFLQNMRATLIPTIAVPVVLLGTFAILAAFGYSINTLTMFGMVLAIGLLVDDAIVVVENVERVMMEDKLPPREATEKSMSQIQGALVGIAMVLSAVFIPMAFFGGSTGAIYRQFSITIVSAMALSVLVALILTPALCATLLKPVSAEHHENKGGFFGWFNTTFDHSVNHYTNSVGKILGSTGRYLLIYALIVAGMVVLFLRLPSSFLPEEDQGVFLTMIQLPAGATQERTQKVLDEVTDYYLKNEKANVESVFTVNGFSFSGQAQNAGMAFVSLKPWEERSGEENSAEAVIQRAKMELSKIRDGFVIPFNMPAIVELGTATGFDFELIDQAGLGHDALTHARNQLLGMAAQHPESLVSVRPNGLEDTAQFKLEVDQEKAQALGVSLSDINQTISTALGGTYVNDFIDRGRVKKVYVQADAKFRMLPEDVDKLYVRSANGEMVPFSTFTTSHWVYGSPRLERYNGLPSMEIQGEAAPGTSSGDAMSLMESLASQLPNGIGYDWTGMSYQERLSGNQAPALVAISFVVVFLCLAALYESWSIPVSVMLVVPLGIVGVLLAATLFNQKNDVYFMVGLLTTIGLSAKNAILIVEFAKDLMEKEGKGVIEATLMAVRMRLRPILMTSLAFILGVLPLAISNGAGSGAQNAVGIGVMGGMISATLLAIFFVPVFFVVIRRCFKG is encoded by the coding sequence ATGGCAAACTTTTTTATTCGACGACCAATATTTGCATGGGTGCTGGCCATTATTCTGATGATGGCGGGCGTACTGGCGATCCTACAATTGCCCGTCGCCCAGTATCCAACCATTGCCCCGCCTGCTGTTTCTGTGTCGGCAAACTATCCGGGCGCTGATGCGCAAACCGTGCAGGATACGGTGACACAGGTTATCGAACAGAATATGAACGGCATCGATAATCTGATGTATATGTCCTCCACCAGCGATTCAGCCGGTAGCGTGACAATTACTCTCACCTTCCAGTCCGGGACCGATCCAGACATCGCGCAAGTGCAGGTACAAAACAAACTTCAACTTGCCACACCGTTGCTGCCGCAGGAAGTCCAGCAACAGGGGATAAGTGTCGAGAAATCAAGTAGCAGCTTTTTGATGGTGGCTGGTTTTGTTTCTGATAACCCAAGTACCACGCAAGACGATATTTCCGACTACATCGCCTCTAACGTCAAAGATACCATTAGCCGTCTGAACGGCGTTGGCGACGTGCAACTGTTCGGTGCTCAGTACGCTATGCGTATCTGGCTCGATGCCGATCTGCTGAACAAATATAAACTCACATCGGTTGATGTCATTAACCAGTTGAAAGTACAGAACGACCAGATTGCGGCCGGTCAGTTAGGCGGCACGCCGGCATTACCAGGACAGCAGTTAAACGCGTCGATTATTGCCCAGACACGGTTAAAAGATCCGAAAGAGTTCGGCAAAGTCACCCTGCGCGTGAACAGCGACGGTTCGGTAGTGCGGCTGAAAGATGTCGCACGGATTGAACTCGGTGGTGAAAACTATAACGTTATCGCCCGTATCAACGGCAAACCCGCAGCTGGCCTTGGCATTAAACTGGCAACGGGAGCTAACGCACTTGATACCGCAAAAGCCATCAAGGCCAAACTGGCAGAATTGCAGCCGTTCTTCCCACAGGGAATGAAGGTTCTTTACCCTTATGACACCACGCCATTCGTCCAGCTTTCTATCCAGGAAGTGGTGAAAACGCTGTTCGAAGCCATTATCCTGGTATTCCTGGTGATGTATCTGTTCTTGCAGAACATGCGGGCAACATTGATACCCACCATTGCTGTACCTGTCGTGTTGTTAGGGACATTTGCCATACTCGCCGCTTTTGGTTACTCCATCAACACACTAACGATGTTCGGGATGGTACTTGCCATCGGGCTTCTTGTTGATGATGCGATAGTCGTTGTGGAGAACGTCGAGCGCGTAATGATGGAGGATAAACTCCCCCCCAGAGAAGCGACGGAAAAATCGATGTCGCAAATCCAGGGCGCGCTGGTAGGTATCGCGATGGTACTGTCGGCGGTATTTATTCCGATGGCATTCTTCGGTGGCTCAACAGGGGCAATTTATCGACAGTTCTCTATCACTATTGTTTCAGCAATGGCGCTTTCAGTACTGGTTGCGCTGATTCTCACCCCCGCGTTATGTGCAACATTGCTGAAACCAGTCTCTGCCGAGCATCACGAAAATAAGGGTGGTTTCTTCGGCTGGTTTAATACCACTTTCGATCATAGCGTTAATCACTACACCAATAGCGTTGGCAAAATCCTCGGTTCCACAGGGCGATATTTACTGATCTATGCGCTGATTGTCGCCGGAATGGTAGTGCTGTTTTTACGCCTCCCTTCTTCTTTCTTGCCGGAAGAAGATCAGGGTGTCTTCCTGACCATGATCCAACTGCCCGCTGGCGCGACGCAAGAGCGGACACAAAAAGTACTGGATGAAGTGACGGATTACTATCTGAAGAACGAGAAGGCGAACGTTGAAAGTGTCTTTACAGTCAATGGATTTAGCTTCAGCGGTCAGGCGCAAAACGCCGGGATGGCCTTTGTCAGCCTTAAACCGTGGGAAGAGCGCAGTGGCGAAGAAAATAGCGCGGAAGCGGTAATTCAACGTGCCAAAATGGAACTGAGTAAAATCCGCGACGGTTTTGTCATTCCATTCAATATGCCAGCCATTGTTGAACTGGGTACGGCAACAGGTTTCGACTTTGAGTTAATCGATCAGGCGGGTCTTGGTCACGATGCCTTAACCCATGCCCGCAACCAGTTGCTTGGCATGGCGGCGCAACATCCTGAAAGCTTAGTCAGTGTGCGCCCCAATGGACTGGAAGATACTGCGCAGTTCAAACTTGAAGTTGACCAGGAAAAAGCACAGGCATTAGGCGTTTCGCTTTCTGACATTAATCAGACCATTTCTACGGCGTTAGGCGGGACGTATGTCAACGACTTCATCGACCGTGGCCGCGTGAAAAAAGTATATGTTCAGGCGGATGCCAAATTCCGTATGCTGCCAGAAGATGTCGATAAACTTTATGTCCGCAGTGCCAACGGCGAAATGGTGCCATTCTCCACCTTTACCACTTCACATTGGGTATATGGTTCTCCGCGTCTGGAACGCTACAACGGTCTACCTTCTATGGAGATTCAGGGGGAGGCCGCACCAGGCACCAGTTCCGGCGATGCGATGTCGCTAATGGAAAGCCTCGCCTCACAACTACCTAACGGAATCGGTTATGACTGGACGGGGATGTCGTATCAGGAACGCTTGTCAGGCAACCAGGCCCCTGCTCTGGTAGCCATTTCATTCGTGGTCGTTTTCCTGTGCCTTGCGGCGCTCTATGAAAGCTGGTCAATTCCTGTCTCGGTTATGTTGGTCGTGCCGTTAGGGATTGTCGGCGTGCTTCTGGCGGCGACACTCTTTAATCAGAAAAATGACGTTTATTTTATGGTGGGCTTGTTAACGACAATTGGCTTATCGGCTAAAAACGCTATTTTGATTGTTGAGTTCGCCAAAGACCTGATGGAGAAAGAGGGGAAAGGTGTCATTGAAGCGACACTGATGGCCGTACGTATGCGTCTTCGTCCTATTCTGATGACATCACTCGCCTTTATTCTCGGCGTATTGCCGCTGGCTATCAGTAATGGTGCGGGAAGCGGCGCGCAGAACGCGGTAGGGATTGGAGTCATGGGTGGCATGATTTCCGCAACATTGCTGGCAATCTTCTTTGTCCCTGTGTTCTTTGTGGTGATCCGCCGTTGCTTTAAAGGGTAA
- a CDS encoding membrane protein gives MKRLIPVALLTALLAGCAHDSPCVPVYDDQGRLVHTNTCMKGTTQDNWETAGAIAGGAAAVAGLTMGIIALSK, from the coding sequence ATGAAAAGATTAATTCCTGTCGCATTGCTCACCGCATTGCTGGCGGGCTGCGCTCACGATTCACCCTGCGTTCCAGTTTATGACGATCAGGGCCGTCTGGTTCACACCAATACCTGTATGAAAGGTACGACTCAGGATAATTGGGAAACTGCCGGGGCTATTGCTGGCGGGGCAGCGGCTGTTGCTGGCCTGACGATGGGGATCATCGCTCTGTCGAAATAA
- a CDS encoding amino acid ABC transporter substrate-binding protein: protein MKKMMIATLAAASVLLAVANQAHAGATLDAVKNKGFVQCGISDGLPGFSYADADGKFSGIDVDVCRGVAAAVFGDDTKVKYTPLTAKERFTALQSGEVDLLSRNTTWTSSRDAGMGMAFTGVTYYDGIGFLTHDKAGLKSAKELDGATVCIQAGTDTELNVADYFKANNMKYTPVTFDRSDESAKALESGRCDTLASDQSQLYALRIKLSNPAEWIVLPEVISKEPLGPVVRRGDDEWFSIVRWTLFAMLNAEEMGVNSQNVDEKAANPATPDMAHLLGKEGDYGKDLKLDNKWAYNIIKQVGNYSEIFERNVGSESPLKIKRGQNNLWNNGGIQYAPPVR from the coding sequence ATGAAAAAGATGATGATAGCCACACTGGCTGCCGCCAGCGTGCTGCTTGCCGTTGCAAATCAGGCGCATGCTGGCGCGACACTTGATGCCGTAAAAAATAAAGGGTTTGTGCAATGCGGGATCAGTGACGGATTGCCTGGGTTCTCTTATGCCGATGCAGACGGTAAGTTTTCAGGTATTGATGTAGATGTTTGTCGTGGTGTTGCCGCTGCTGTATTTGGTGACGACACGAAAGTGAAATATACCCCGCTCACAGCAAAAGAACGTTTCACCGCTTTACAGTCAGGGGAAGTGGATTTGCTCTCCCGTAATACGACCTGGACTTCATCTCGTGACGCTGGCATGGGAATGGCATTTACTGGCGTCACTTATTACGACGGCATTGGCTTCCTGACGCACGATAAAGCGGGATTAAAAAGTGCGAAAGAGCTGGATGGCGCAACAGTCTGTATTCAGGCGGGGACTGATACCGAACTCAACGTCGCCGATTACTTCAAGGCAAACAATATGAAGTACACGCCAGTAACCTTCGATCGCTCAGACGAATCAGCGAAGGCTCTGGAATCTGGCCGCTGCGATACGCTGGCCTCGGATCAGTCGCAACTGTATGCCCTGCGGATCAAATTAAGTAATCCTGCCGAATGGATTGTCCTGCCAGAAGTTATCTCTAAAGAACCGCTTGGTCCGGTCGTCCGTCGTGGCGATGATGAATGGTTCTCTATTGTGCGCTGGACGCTTTTCGCCATGCTGAATGCTGAAGAGATGGGCGTTAACTCGCAAAACGTTGATGAAAAAGCGGCTAATCCAGCTACGCCTGATATGGCGCATCTGCTGGGTAAAGAGGGCGATTACGGCAAGGATCTGAAGCTGGATAATAAATGGGCTTACAACATCATCAAACAGGTGGGTAACTACTCGGAAATTTTTGAGCGTAATGTAGGTTCAGAAAGCCCGCTGAAAATTAAACGTGGGCAAAATAATCTCTGGAATAACGGCGGTATTCAGTACGCGCCGCCCGTGCGTTAA
- a CDS encoding amino acid ABC transporter permease, which produces MPHRRSTVKGSLSFSNPTVRAWLFQILAVVAVVGIVGWLFHNTVTNLNNRGITSGFAFLDRGAGFGIVQHLIDYQQGDTYGRVFIVGLLNTLLVSALCIVFASVLGFFIGLARLSDNWLLRKLSTIYIEIFRNIPPLLQIFFWYFAVLRNLPGPRQAVSAFDLAFLSNRGLYIPSPQLGDGFIAFILTVVIAIAISVGLFRFNKTHQIKTGQLRRTWPCAVVLLTGLPLLAQWLFGAALHWDVPALQGFNFRGGMVLIPELAALTLALSVYTSAFIAEIIRSGIQAVPYGQHEAARSLGLPNPVTLHQVIIPQALRVIIPPLTSQYLNIVKNSSLAAAIGYPDMVSLFAGTVLNQTGQAIETIAMTMSVYLIISLTISLLMNIYNRRIAIVER; this is translated from the coding sequence ATGCCCCATCGCCGCTCAACCGTTAAAGGCTCACTCTCCTTTAGCAACCCTACGGTTCGCGCCTGGTTATTCCAGATCCTCGCCGTTGTTGCCGTCGTCGGCATTGTTGGTTGGTTATTTCACAACACCGTGACGAATCTAAACAATCGCGGCATTACATCAGGATTTGCCTTTCTGGATCGCGGCGCAGGCTTCGGGATCGTCCAGCATTTGATCGATTACCAGCAGGGCGATACCTACGGACGCGTTTTTATTGTCGGCTTACTCAATACGCTACTGGTTTCAGCATTGTGTATCGTATTCGCATCTGTCCTGGGCTTCTTTATCGGTCTGGCGCGACTTTCGGATAACTGGCTACTACGAAAGCTTTCCACAATTTATATTGAGATCTTCCGTAATATTCCCCCGCTACTGCAAATCTTCTTTTGGTACTTTGCCGTGTTGCGCAATTTGCCCGGACCGCGACAGGCAGTGAGTGCGTTTGATCTCGCCTTTTTGAGCAATCGTGGGCTCTATATTCCGTCACCGCAGCTGGGAGATGGATTTATTGCGTTTATTCTGACTGTTGTTATTGCTATAGCCATTTCTGTTGGACTATTCCGTTTTAATAAAACGCACCAGATAAAGACCGGACAACTGCGCCGTACCTGGCCTTGCGCCGTTGTGTTGCTCACTGGTTTACCTTTACTGGCGCAATGGCTTTTTGGTGCGGCACTGCACTGGGATGTTCCGGCGCTACAAGGGTTTAACTTCCGCGGCGGGATGGTGCTTATCCCTGAGCTGGCAGCCTTAACGTTGGCGCTTTCAGTTTATACCTCTGCATTTATCGCCGAGATTATTCGCTCCGGGATCCAGGCAGTGCCTTATGGTCAACATGAAGCTGCCCGCTCGCTGGGATTGCCCAACCCAGTTACGCTACACCAGGTCATTATTCCCCAGGCACTACGAGTGATTATCCCGCCGTTAACCAGCCAGTATCTCAACATCGTCAAAAACTCCTCTCTTGCCGCCGCTATCGGCTATCCCGATATGGTTTCGCTGTTTGCTGGCACAGTGCTGAACCAGACGGGGCAAGCCATCGAGACGATTGCCATGACGATGTCGGTCTATCTGATTATCAGCCTGACTATCTCGCTGCTGATGAATATCTATAACCGCCGTATCGCAATCGTTGAACGCTAA
- a CDS encoding amino acid ABC transporter permease yields the protein MTKVLLSHPPRPASHNSSRAMVWVRKNLFSSWGNSLLTIGCLWLMWELIPPLLNWAFLQANWVGSTRTDCTKAGACWVFIHERFGQFMYGLYPHDQRWRINLALLIGLVSIAPMFWKILPHRGRYIAVWAVIYPLIVWWLMYGGFLGLERVETRQWGGLTLTLIIASVGIAGALPWGILLALGRRSHMPIVRILSVIFIEFWRGVPLITVLFMSSVMLPLFMAEGTSIDKLIRALVGVILFQSAYVAEVVRGGLQALPKGQYEAAESLALGYWKTQGLVILPQALKLVIPGLVNTIIALFKDTSLVIIIGLFDLFSSFQQATVDPAWLGMSTEGYVFAALIYWIFCFSMSRYSQHLEKRFNTGRTQH from the coding sequence ATGACAAAAGTATTGCTGTCTCATCCCCCGCGCCCGGCGAGCCATAACTCAAGCCGCGCTATGGTGTGGGTGCGCAAAAACCTGTTCTCCAGCTGGGGCAATAGCCTGCTGACTATTGGCTGCTTATGGTTGATGTGGGAACTGATTCCACCGCTGCTGAACTGGGCTTTTTTACAGGCAAACTGGGTTGGTTCAACGCGTACCGACTGCACAAAAGCCGGTGCCTGTTGGGTCTTCATCCACGAACGATTTGGTCAGTTTATGTATGGGCTTTACCCACACGACCAACGCTGGCGAATTAACCTGGCATTACTGATTGGCCTTGTTTCTATCGCACCAATGTTCTGGAAAATACTCCCGCATCGCGGTCGCTATATTGCGGTCTGGGCGGTTATCTATCCACTGATTGTCTGGTGGCTGATGTATGGCGGTTTTCTTGGTCTGGAGCGGGTTGAAACCCGGCAATGGGGCGGGCTGACACTGACGTTGATTATCGCATCTGTTGGGATTGCTGGGGCGCTGCCGTGGGGGATCTTACTGGCATTAGGTCGCCGCTCCCATATGCCGATTGTGCGTATCTTATCGGTCATTTTTATCGAGTTCTGGCGCGGCGTACCGCTGATTACCGTACTGTTTATGTCTTCGGTCATGCTGCCGCTCTTTATGGCGGAAGGCACCAGCATCGACAAACTGATTCGTGCGTTGGTCGGCGTGATCCTGTTTCAGTCAGCATACGTTGCGGAAGTCGTGCGAGGCGGATTACAGGCGCTGCCCAAAGGGCAATACGAAGCGGCAGAGTCGCTGGCGTTGGGTTACTGGAAAACTCAAGGGCTGGTTATTCTGCCCCAGGCACTGAAGCTGGTGATTCCAGGGCTGGTAAATACCATCATCGCGCTATTCAAAGACACAAGTCTGGTGATCATCATCGGATTGTTCGATCTTTTCAGTAGCTTTCAGCAGGCAACCGTTGACCCCGCCTGGCTGGGTATGTCCACAGAAGGGTATGTTTTCGCCGCACTGATCTACTGGATCTTCTGTTTCAGCATGTCGCGCTATAGCCAGCATCTGGAAAAACGTTTTAACACCGGGCGTACACAGCATTGA
- a CDS encoding amino acid ABC transporter ATP-binding protein: MSQILLQPANAMITLENVNKWYGQFHVLKDINLTVQTGERIVLCGPSGSGKSTTIRCINHLEEHQQGRIVVDGIELNEDIRNIERVRQEVGMVFQHFNLFPHLTVLQNCTLAPIWVRKMPKKEAEALAMHYLERVRIAEHAQKFPGQISGGQQQRVAIARSLCMKPKIMLFDEPTSALDPEMVKEVLDTMIGLAQSGMTMLCVTHEMGFARTVADRVIFMDRGEIVEQAAPDEFFAHPKSERTRAFLSQVIH, encoded by the coding sequence ATGAGCCAAATTTTACTGCAACCTGCTAACGCGATGATTACGCTGGAAAATGTCAATAAATGGTATGGGCAATTCCATGTCTTAAAAGATATAAATCTGACTGTGCAAACCGGTGAACGCATTGTTTTGTGTGGTCCTTCCGGTTCCGGGAAATCGACAACCATTCGCTGTATTAATCATCTGGAAGAACACCAACAGGGACGGATCGTGGTGGATGGCATCGAGCTTAACGAAGATATTCGCAATATTGAGCGCGTCAGGCAGGAAGTGGGAATGGTCTTTCAGCATTTCAATCTCTTCCCACATTTGACCGTTTTACAGAACTGTACCCTGGCGCCGATTTGGGTGCGTAAGATGCCGAAGAAAGAGGCTGAAGCTCTGGCGATGCATTACCTTGAGCGAGTACGAATTGCCGAACATGCACAAAAGTTTCCCGGACAGATCTCCGGTGGCCAGCAGCAACGCGTTGCTATTGCACGGTCACTCTGTATGAAACCAAAGATCATGCTGTTTGACGAACCTACGTCGGCGCTCGATCCGGAAATGGTAAAAGAAGTCCTGGATACGATGATTGGGCTAGCACAGTCAGGCATGACAATGCTGTGCGTAACACATGAAATGGGATTTGCGCGAACTGTCGCTGATCGAGTGATTTTTATGGATCGCGGAGAAATCGTGGAGCAAGCTGCGCCGGATGAGTTTTTTGCGCATCCTAAATCGGAGCGTACGAGGGCATTTTTATCGCAGGTTATCCATTAA
- a CDS encoding gamma carbonic anhydrase family protein: MPDVLRPYRDLFPQIGQRVMIDSSSVVIGDARLADDVGIWPLVVIRGDVNYVQIGARTNIQDGSVLHVTHKSTANPQGNPLIVGEDVTVGHKVMLHGCTIGNRVLVGMGSILLDGAIVEDDVMIGAGSLVPQNKRLVSGYLYLGSPVKQIRPLSDEEKAGLRYSANNYVKWKDEYLDQGNQTQP, translated from the coding sequence ATGCCTGATGTTTTACGCCCATACCGCGATCTTTTTCCACAAATCGGTCAGCGCGTAATGATCGACAGTAGTAGTGTGGTTATTGGTGACGCCCGCCTGGCTGATGATGTGGGGATCTGGCCGCTCGTTGTGATTCGTGGCGATGTGAATTATGTACAAATCGGTGCCCGCACTAATATTCAGGATGGTAGCGTCTTACACGTGACCCATAAATCAACGGCTAATCCACAAGGCAATCCGTTGATCGTCGGTGAAGACGTTACGGTTGGACATAAAGTGATGCTCCACGGCTGCACCATTGGCAATCGAGTTTTGGTTGGGATGGGCTCAATTTTACTTGATGGCGCAATAGTAGAAGATGATGTGATGATTGGTGCGGGTAGCCTGGTCCCACAAAATAAACGACTGGTGAGCGGATATCTGTATCTCGGTAGCCCCGTCAAACAGATCCGCCCGTTAAGTGATGAAGAGAAGGCTGGGTTACGCTATTCCGCAAATAATTACGTGAAATGGAAGGACGAATATCTGGATCAGGGTAACCAGACCCAACCTTGA
- a CDS encoding DUF1488 domain-containing protein, whose translation MNQAIQFPDREQWNESKKCVCFPALVNGMQLTCAITGESLANRFAGDTPEQWLANFRQHRWDLEEEAENLIQEQSEDDQGWVWLP comes from the coding sequence GTGAATCAGGCCATCCAGTTTCCAGACAGGGAACAGTGGAACGAGAGTAAAAAATGCGTTTGTTTTCCAGCTCTTGTAAATGGTATGCAGCTCACTTGCGCTATTACTGGAGAGAGTCTGGCGAACCGCTTTGCAGGAGATACGCCAGAACAGTGGTTAGCGAATTTTCGTCAGCATCGCTGGGACCTGGAAGAAGAAGCGGAAAACTTAATTCAGGAACAAAGTGAAGATGATCAAGGTTGGGTCTGGTTACCCTGA
- the aroE gene encoding shikimate dehydrogenase — protein METYAVFGNPIAHSKSPFIHQQFAQQLNIEHPYGRVLAPINDFINTLNAFFSAGGKGANVTVPFKEEAFARADELTERAALAGAVNTLKRLEDGRLLGDNTDGVGLLSDLERLSFIRSGLRILLIGAGGASRGVLLPLLSLDCAVTITNRTVSRAEELAKLFAHTGSVQALGMDELDGHEFDLIINATSSGISGDVPAIPASLVHSGICCYDMFYQKGKTPFLAWCEQQGSKRNADGLGMLVAQAAHAFLLWHGVLPDVEPVIKQLQEELSA, from the coding sequence ATGGAAACCTATGCTGTTTTTGGTAATCCGATAGCCCACAGCAAATCGCCATTCATTCATCAGCAATTTGCACAGCAACTGAATATTGAACATCCCTATGGCCGCGTGCTGGCACCCATCAATGATTTCATCAACACGCTAAACGCTTTCTTTAGTGCTGGTGGTAAAGGTGCGAATGTGACAGTGCCTTTTAAAGAAGAGGCTTTTGCCAGAGCGGATGAACTTACTGAACGGGCAGCGTTGGCTGGTGCTGTTAATACCCTCAAGCGGTTAGAAGATGGACGTCTACTGGGTGACAATACCGATGGTGTAGGCTTGTTAAGCGATCTGGAACGTCTGTCTTTTATTCGCTCCGGTTTACGTATTCTGCTTATCGGCGCTGGTGGGGCATCTCGTGGGGTATTACTGCCGCTTCTCTCTCTGGACTGTGCGGTGACAATCACTAACCGAACGGTTTCTCGCGCGGAAGAGTTGGCTAAATTGTTTGCGCACACTGGTAGTGTTCAGGCGTTGGGTATGGACGAACTGGACGGTCACGAGTTCGATCTTATTATTAACGCGACATCCAGTGGCATTAGTGGAGATGTTCCGGCGATCCCGGCATCGCTCGTCCATTCAGGTATTTGTTGTTATGACATGTTCTACCAGAAGGGAAAAACGCCCTTTCTGGCATGGTGTGAACAGCAAGGCTCAAAACGTAATGCGGATGGATTGGGGATGTTAGTGGCGCAGGCGGCTCATGCCTTCCTTCTCTGGCACGGTGTTCTGCCTGATGTAGAACCAGTTATAAAGCAATTGCAGGAGGAGTTGTCCGCGTGA
- the tsaC gene encoding L-threonylcarbamoyladenylate synthase type 1 TsaC, with translation MNNNLQGDAIAAAIDVLNEERVIAYPTEAVFGVGCDPDSETAVMRLLELKQRPVDKGLILIAANYEQLKPYIDDSMLTGAQRETIFSRWPGPVTFVFPAPATTPRWLTGRFDSLAVRVTDHPLVVALCQAYGKPLVSTSANLSGLPPCRTIEEVHAQFGADFPVVRGETGGRLNPSEIRDALTGELFRQG, from the coding sequence GTGAATAATAACCTGCAAGGAGACGCTATCGCAGCTGCGATAGATGTCCTCAATGAAGAACGTGTCATCGCCTATCCAACGGAAGCTGTTTTTGGTGTCGGGTGCGATCCTGATAGCGAAACAGCAGTGATGCGGCTGTTGGAATTAAAACAGCGTCCGGTTGATAAGGGGCTGATTTTAATCGCGGCAAATTACGAGCAGCTTAAACCCTATATTGATGACAGCATGCTGACTGGCGCGCAGCGTGAAACCATTTTTTCTCGCTGGCCTGGTCCTGTCACCTTTGTCTTTCCCGCGCCTGCGACAACACCACGATGGTTGACGGGCCGCTTTGATTCGCTTGCTGTACGAGTCACCGACCATCCATTGGTGGTTGCTTTGTGCCAGGCTTATGGTAAACCGCTGGTTTCTACCAGTGCCAACTTGAGTGGATTGCCACCTTGTCGAACAATAGAGGAAGTTCACGCACAGTTTGGTGCTGATTTCCCGGTTGTGCGAGGTGAAACGGGCGGTCGTTTAAATCCTTCAGAAATTCGTGATGCCCTGACGGGTGAACTGTTTCGACAGGGGTAA
- a CDS encoding DNA topoisomerase family protein: protein MAKSALFTVRNNESCPKCGAELVIRSGKHGPFLGCSQYPACDYVRPLKSSADGHIVKVLEGQVCPACGANLVLRQGRFGMFIGCSNYPECEHTELIDKPDETAITCPQCRTGHLVQRRSRYGKTFHSCDRYPECQFAINFKPIAGECPECHYPLLIEKKTAQGVKHFCASKQCGKPVSAE from the coding sequence ATGGCGAAATCAGCACTGTTCACGGTGCGTAATAATGAGTCCTGCCCAAAGTGCGGGGCTGAACTGGTTATTCGATCCGGGAAACACGGTCCGTTTCTTGGGTGCTCACAGTATCCGGCGTGTGACTACGTCCGTCCTCTGAAATCTTCAGCGGATGGGCATATCGTCAAAGTTCTGGAGGGGCAGGTTTGCCCTGCATGCGGAGCAAATCTGGTATTACGCCAGGGACGCTTTGGTATGTTTATTGGTTGCAGTAACTACCCTGAATGCGAACATACCGAACTTATCGATAAACCGGACGAAACAGCAATTACCTGTCCTCAATGTCGGACGGGCCATCTGGTCCAGCGCCGCTCCCGTTATGGCAAAACATTTCACTCCTGTGATCGCTACCCTGAGTGTCAATTTGCTATTAACTTCAAACCAATAGCCGGAGAGTGCCCTGAGTGTCATTATCCGCTACTCATCGAAAAGAAAACCGCGCAGGGTGTAAAACACTTTTGTGCCAGTAAACAATGTGGAAAGCCGGTTTCGGCGGAATAA